One genomic region from Paroceanicella profunda encodes:
- a CDS encoding acetyl-CoA C-acetyltransferase, protein MTDAYIYDTARTPRGKGKPDGALHEVSAVRLSADILDALVARNGLDSRLIEDVIWGNVTQIGEQGACLARSAVLLSGLDESVPGVSVNRFCASGLEAVNMAAGQVMGGQGEAYIAGGVESMSRVPMGTDGGAIAADPELAMKAYFVPQGISSDIIATRYGFDRDTCDAYAVESQRRAARAWEEERFARSVAPVRDRNGLEILARDELPRPGTDMQSLGALKPSFRELGEVMPGFDAVALMKYPELERIAHVHHAGNSSGIADGAAGVLIGSKAFGTAAGLTPRARIRATAKIGSDPTIMLTGPVPVSRRVLERAGMSADDIDLFEVNEAFASVVLRFMQAFDLDHDRVNVNGGAIAMGHPLGATGAMILGTVLDELERSDKETALTTLCIGSGMGAATIIERV, encoded by the coding sequence ATGACCGACGCCTACATCTACGACACCGCGCGCACCCCGCGCGGCAAGGGCAAGCCGGACGGCGCGCTGCACGAGGTCTCGGCCGTCCGCCTCTCCGCCGACATCCTCGACGCGCTCGTGGCCCGCAACGGGCTCGACAGCCGGCTCATCGAGGACGTGATCTGGGGCAATGTCACCCAGATCGGCGAACAGGGCGCGTGCCTCGCGCGCTCGGCCGTGCTGCTCTCCGGGCTCGACGAGAGCGTGCCGGGCGTCTCGGTCAACCGCTTCTGCGCCTCCGGCCTCGAGGCGGTGAACATGGCCGCGGGCCAGGTGATGGGCGGCCAGGGCGAGGCCTATATCGCCGGCGGGGTGGAGAGCATGTCCCGCGTGCCCATGGGCACCGACGGCGGTGCCATCGCCGCCGACCCGGAGCTCGCGATGAAGGCCTATTTCGTGCCGCAGGGCATCTCCTCGGACATCATCGCCACCCGCTACGGCTTCGACCGCGACACCTGCGACGCCTACGCGGTGGAAAGCCAGAGGCGCGCCGCCCGCGCCTGGGAAGAGGAGCGCTTCGCCCGCTCCGTCGCCCCGGTGCGCGACCGCAACGGGCTGGAGATCCTCGCGCGCGACGAACTCCCCCGCCCCGGCACCGACATGCAGTCCCTCGGCGCGCTGAAGCCCTCCTTCCGCGAACTGGGCGAGGTGATGCCGGGCTTCGACGCCGTGGCGCTGATGAAATACCCCGAGCTGGAGCGCATCGCGCACGTGCACCATGCCGGCAATTCCTCCGGCATCGCCGATGGCGCGGCCGGGGTGCTGATCGGCTCGAAGGCCTTCGGCACGGCGGCCGGCCTCACGCCCCGCGCCCGCATCCGCGCCACGGCCAAGATCGGCTCCGACCCCACGATCATGCTCACCGGCCCGGTGCCCGTCTCCCGCCGGGTGCTGGAGCGGGCGGGCATGAGCGCCGACGACATCGACCTCTTCGAGGTGAACGAGGCCTTCGCCTCCGTGGTGCTGCGCTTCATGCAGGCCTTCGACCTCGACCACGACCGGGTGAACGTGAACGGCGGCGCCATCGCCATGGGCCATCCGCTGGGCGCCACCGGCGCGATGATCCTCGGCACCGTGCTCGACGAGCTGGAGCGCTCGGACAAGGAGACCGCCCTCACCACGCTGTGCATCGGCTCCGGCATGGGGGCGGCCACCATCATCGAGCGGGTGTGA
- a CDS encoding glutathione S-transferase family protein has translation MADYALHCFAQSGNAYKPALMLELCGADWEPRFVDFFHGAVRSPEYTALNPMAEAPVLEHAGLILSQSGVILDYLAGTLGRFGPETEEERREILRWTLWDNHKLTANIATARFLANFAPEKARNPDVIAFLTGRWRAAMKVLEAHLKDREWIAAPRMTTADLSCCGYIFYGPEFGFDPAEFPAVAAWAERIRALPGWKHPYDLMPGHPLPG, from the coding sequence ATGGCCGACTACGCCCTCCATTGCTTCGCCCAGTCGGGCAACGCCTACAAGCCGGCGCTGATGCTGGAACTCTGCGGCGCGGACTGGGAGCCGCGGTTCGTGGATTTCTTCCACGGCGCCGTGCGCAGCCCCGAATACACCGCCCTCAACCCGATGGCCGAGGCGCCGGTGCTCGAACACGCCGGCCTCATCCTCAGCCAGTCCGGGGTGATCCTGGATTACCTCGCCGGCACCCTGGGCCGCTTCGGCCCGGAGACGGAGGAGGAGCGCCGCGAGATCCTGCGCTGGACGCTCTGGGACAACCACAAGCTCACCGCCAACATCGCCACCGCCCGGTTCCTCGCCAACTTCGCCCCCGAGAAGGCGCGCAACCCGGACGTGATCGCCTTCCTCACCGGCCGCTGGCGCGCGGCGATGAAGGTGCTGGAGGCGCATCTGAAGGACCGGGAGTGGATCGCGGCACCGAGGATGACCACCGCCGACCTCTCCTGCTGCGGCTACATCTTCTACGGCCCCGAGTTCGGCTTCGACCCGGCGGAATTCCCCGCCGTGGCCGCCTGGGCGGAGCGCATCCGCGCCCTGCCCGGCTGGAAACACCCCTACGACCTGATGCCGGGCCATCCCCTGCCCGGCTGA
- a CDS encoding acyl-CoA dehydrogenase yields MQTYAPPLRDFAFLLHEVLRAGESPVPALRALDPETTAAVLAEAGRIATEVLAPLNASGDRAGCRLENGGVRTPQGFAEAYALLRDDGWNALDCAQEWGGQGQPHLLGAAVGEMHVSANMALMMYPGLTHGAYSTIRAHGTEAQKRIYLPPLTSGRWTGTMNLTEPQCGTDLGLMRSRAEPQADGSYRITGQKIFISSGEHDLTENIVHLVLARIPGGPEGIRGVSLFIVPKFLPDAAGAPGPRNALSCSKLEKKMGIHANATCVMDYDGATGFLLGEEHKGMRAMFTMMNEARIKVGLQGLAQAAAAHQAAVTWARERLQGRAVIGPSDPAQPADPILRHPDIRRILMEQRAFVEGGRAFLLSTAALVDAVEHSGDPEAAGRLALLTPVVKAFLTDRGFEACVNAQQVFGGHGYIEETGIAQFLRDARVAMIYEGTNGVQALDLVGRKLPADTGQHIAGYLRETGEFLSACAADGSLPAEFLGPLAAGAADLGEGVAWLASEGPADPAGALAGATDFLHLFGLVCLGRAWADMARVAAAALAGTPEDPAFYEAKLATGRFYMARILPETALRLIRIRTGAGPVTGLAESAY; encoded by the coding sequence ATGCAGACCTATGCGCCGCCGCTGAGGGACTTCGCATTCCTGCTCCACGAGGTGTTGCGGGCGGGCGAGAGCCCGGTGCCCGCCCTCCGCGCGCTTGACCCCGAAACCACCGCCGCCGTGCTGGCCGAGGCCGGGCGCATCGCCACCGAGGTGCTCGCGCCGCTCAACGCTTCGGGAGACCGCGCCGGCTGCCGGCTGGAAAACGGCGGGGTGCGCACGCCGCAGGGCTTCGCCGAGGCCTATGCCCTGCTGCGCGACGACGGCTGGAACGCCCTGGACTGCGCGCAGGAATGGGGCGGCCAGGGCCAGCCCCACCTGCTCGGCGCCGCGGTGGGGGAAATGCATGTCTCCGCCAACATGGCGTTGATGATGTACCCCGGCCTCACCCACGGCGCGTATTCCACCATCCGCGCCCATGGCACGGAGGCGCAGAAGCGCATCTACCTGCCCCCGCTCACCTCCGGCCGCTGGACCGGCACCATGAACCTCACCGAGCCGCAGTGCGGCACCGACCTCGGCCTGATGCGCAGCCGCGCGGAGCCGCAGGCCGACGGCAGCTACCGCATCACCGGCCAGAAGATCTTCATCTCCTCCGGCGAGCATGACCTCACCGAGAACATCGTCCACCTCGTGCTCGCGCGCATCCCCGGCGGGCCCGAGGGCATCCGCGGCGTGTCGCTGTTCATCGTGCCGAAATTCCTGCCCGACGCTGCCGGCGCCCCGGGCCCGCGCAACGCCCTCTCCTGCTCCAAGCTGGAGAAGAAGATGGGAATCCACGCCAACGCCACCTGCGTGATGGATTACGACGGCGCCACAGGCTTCCTGCTCGGGGAAGAACACAAGGGCATGCGCGCGATGTTCACCATGATGAACGAGGCCCGCATCAAGGTGGGGCTGCAGGGGCTGGCGCAGGCCGCGGCCGCCCATCAGGCCGCGGTCACCTGGGCGCGGGAGCGGCTGCAGGGCCGCGCCGTCATCGGCCCCTCGGACCCCGCGCAGCCGGCGGACCCGATCCTCCGCCACCCCGACATCCGCCGCATCCTGATGGAACAGCGCGCCTTCGTGGAGGGTGGGCGGGCCTTCCTCCTCTCCACCGCCGCACTGGTGGACGCGGTGGAGCACAGCGGCGACCCCGAGGCCGCCGGGCGGCTGGCGCTGCTCACCCCGGTGGTGAAGGCCTTCCTCACCGACCGCGGCTTCGAGGCCTGCGTGAACGCCCAGCAGGTGTTCGGCGGCCACGGCTACATCGAGGAAACCGGCATCGCGCAATTCCTGCGCGATGCGCGGGTGGCGATGATCTACGAGGGCACCAACGGCGTGCAGGCGCTCGACCTCGTGGGCCGCAAGCTGCCGGCCGACACGGGCCAGCACATCGCGGGATACCTGCGCGAGACCGGCGAGTTCCTCTCCGCCTGCGCGGCAGACGGCAGCCTGCCGGCGGAGTTCCTCGGGCCGCTGGCCGCCGGCGCGGCGGACCTGGGAGAGGGCGTTGCCTGGCTCGCCTCCGAAGGGCCGGCCGACCCGGCGGGCGCTCTCGCGGGGGCCACCGACTTCCTCCACCTGTTCGGGCTGGTCTGCCTCGGCCGGGCCTGGGCCGACATGGCCCGCGTGGCCGCCGCCGCCCTTGCCGGCACCCCCGAAGACCCGGCATTCTACGAGGCGAAGCTGGCCACCGGCCGCTTCTACATGGCCCGCATCCTGCCCGAGACCGCGCTGCGCCTGATCCGCATCCGCACCGGCGCCGGCCCGGTCACCGGGCTTGCCGAGAGCGCCTACTGA
- a CDS encoding MerR family DNA-binding protein, translating to MCAEFGVTPRTLRYYEYIELIAPERDGRKRLYTARDRGRLKLILLGRRFGFALERIRQWLDLYDQDTGPELQVRMWIESSAVRLEELEREREELDQTIEELRALHEAASSGLLTGKRLAAE from the coding sequence ATGTGCGCCGAATTCGGCGTCACCCCCCGCACACTTCGGTATTACGAATACATCGAACTCATCGCGCCGGAGCGTGACGGGCGCAAGCGCCTGTACACGGCGCGGGACCGTGGCCGGCTGAAGCTCATCCTGCTCGGCCGGCGCTTCGGCTTCGCGCTGGAGCGCATCCGGCAATGGCTCGACCTCTATGACCAGGACACCGGGCCCGAGCTGCAGGTGCGCATGTGGATCGAAAGCTCCGCCGTCCGGCTGGAGGAGCTGGAGCGCGAGCGCGAGGAGCTGGACCAGACCATCGAGGAGCTGCGCGCCCTGCACGAGGCCGCCAGCAGCGGCCTGCTCACCGGAAAGCGCCTTGCCGCGGAATGA
- a CDS encoding putative manganese transporter, with product MLPQTGAAGRLPRTDLPARRGPFRPGRLALVLLLGALAALPGDLGAITRGALTDAYLQVSVFVAATLLLFYGVERVWHVDVGALMRRHSRFQVPIAALFGALPGCGGAIFVVAAYSSGHVGMGAVTATLTATMGDAAFLLIATRPDVALVVLPVSLVTGIVSGYAVDWLAPGRASPGARAAAARPGRISRVRARDIAALALAAPGLVFGAMLLANVDPAGPFGALPQGVALAGIALGALIWAASPVDAITSPQDPPLARMSEETSFVTAYVIMAYLAYDYLIALTGIDLGQVFDTVTPLLPLIAIVVGLVPGCGPQVLVTTLFVNGLIPFSALIGNAISNDGDALFPAIALDPKAAVRATLYSTIPALLVAYGFHFLAPGLF from the coding sequence ATGCTTCCCCAGACCGGCGCCGCCGGACGGCTGCCCCGCACCGACCTTCCCGCACGGCGTGGGCCCTTCCGGCCGGGCCGGCTGGCGCTCGTCCTGCTGCTCGGCGCGCTGGCGGCGTTGCCGGGAGACCTGGGCGCCATCACCCGCGGCGCGCTCACGGACGCCTACCTGCAGGTGTCGGTCTTCGTGGCCGCCACGCTGCTCCTGTTCTACGGAGTGGAACGGGTCTGGCACGTGGACGTGGGCGCGCTGATGCGCCGGCACAGCCGCTTCCAGGTGCCGATCGCGGCGCTGTTCGGCGCCCTGCCCGGCTGCGGCGGCGCGATCTTCGTGGTGGCGGCCTATTCCTCCGGCCATGTCGGCATGGGCGCGGTGACCGCGACCCTGACGGCGACCATGGGCGACGCGGCCTTCCTGCTGATCGCCACCCGGCCGGACGTGGCGCTGGTGGTGCTGCCGGTCAGCCTGGTCACGGGCATCGTCTCGGGCTACGCGGTGGACTGGCTGGCGCCCGGGCGCGCCAGCCCCGGCGCGCGGGCGGCGGCTGCCCGGCCGGGACGGATCTCGCGGGTGCGGGCCCGCGACATCGCCGCCCTCGCGCTCGCGGCGCCGGGACTGGTGTTCGGGGCGATGCTGCTGGCCAATGTCGACCCGGCGGGGCCGTTCGGCGCCCTGCCCCAGGGCGTGGCCCTCGCCGGCATCGCCCTCGGCGCGCTGATCTGGGCCGCCTCGCCGGTCGATGCGATCACCTCCCCGCAGGACCCGCCGCTGGCGCGGATGAGCGAGGAGACCAGCTTCGTCACCGCCTACGTGATCATGGCCTATCTCGCCTACGACTACCTCATCGCCCTCACCGGCATCGATCTGGGCCAGGTGTTCGACACCGTCACGCCGCTTCTGCCGCTCATCGCCATCGTCGTGGGGCTGGTTCCGGGCTGCGGGCCGCAGGTGCTGGTGACCACGCTGTTCGTGAACGGGCTCATCCCGTTCTCCGCACTCATCGGCAACGCCATCTCGAATGACGGCGACGCCCTGTTCCCCGCCATCGCGCTGGACCCGAAAGCCGCGGTGCGGGCCACGCTTTATAGTACGATTCCCGCACTATTGGTGGCCTACGGCTTCCATTTCCTTGCCCCGGGACTGTTCTGA
- a CDS encoding PaaI family thioesterase: protein MTAFDLEARIGLARAFIGSLPHAQALGLEFVSMGLAEAVLRVPYHPRLVGDPETGVMHGGVITTLLDTCSGTAVMLHPTNAQITATMDLRIDYMRAAAPGLAVSARALCYHTTRNVGFVRATAFEGADETAVVATASGAFIIDRDPREETS, encoded by the coding sequence ATGACTGCATTCGACCTTGAAGCGCGGATCGGCCTTGCGCGGGCCTTCATCGGCTCGCTGCCGCATGCGCAGGCGCTGGGGCTGGAATTCGTGTCCATGGGGCTGGCCGAGGCGGTGCTGCGCGTGCCCTATCACCCCCGGCTGGTCGGAGACCCGGAGACCGGCGTGATGCACGGCGGGGTGATCACCACGCTGCTGGACACCTGCTCGGGCACCGCCGTGATGCTGCACCCGACCAATGCGCAGATCACCGCCACGATGGACCTGCGCATCGACTACATGCGCGCCGCGGCGCCGGGCCTTGCGGTGAGCGCGCGCGCCCTGTGCTACCACACCACCCGCAACGTGGGCTTCGTGCGCGCTACCGCCTTCGAGGGCGCTGACGAGACTGCGGTCGTCGCCACCGCCAGCGGCGCCTTCATCATCGACCGCGACCCCCGGGAGGAGACATCCTGA
- a CDS encoding PaaI family thioesterase: MARPAPEPVQVIKKRRDAALRHLVGAVPYIGFLGVTFERRGDELTGILPYAQTNIGNPLLPALHGGVTGAFLEITAITELAWQMIWERIEGGGAEAARLEAGGMISLPRTIDFTVDYLRSGLPRDAYARARITRSGRRYASVQVEGWQDNREKPFIQATGHFMMPRFDRG, encoded by the coding sequence ATGGCCCGCCCCGCGCCCGAACCCGTGCAGGTGATCAAGAAGCGGCGGGATGCGGCCCTGCGCCACCTTGTGGGCGCCGTGCCCTATATCGGCTTCCTCGGGGTCACCTTCGAGCGCCGGGGGGATGAGCTCACCGGCATCCTGCCCTATGCGCAGACCAACATCGGCAACCCGCTGCTGCCGGCGCTGCACGGCGGCGTCACCGGCGCCTTCCTGGAGATCACCGCCATCACCGAGCTGGCCTGGCAGATGATCTGGGAACGCATCGAGGGTGGCGGCGCGGAGGCGGCGCGGCTGGAGGCGGGCGGGATGATCTCGCTGCCGCGCACCATCGACTTCACGGTGGACTACCTGCGCTCCGGCCTGCCGCGCGACGCCTATGCCCGCGCGCGCATCACCCGCTCCGGGCGGCGCTATGCCTCCGTGCAGGTGGAGGGCTGGCAGGACAACCGCGAGAAACCGTTCATCCAGGCGACGGGGCATTTCATGATGCCCCGCTTCGACCGTGGCTGA
- a CDS encoding MATE family efflux transporter, which translates to MTARLSPADITHARVLRIALPIALSNATVPILGAVDTGVVGQIGLAAPIGAVGIGAIILTSIYWVFGFLRMGTSGMVAQARGAGDVAETGALLTRALMVGGLAGLVFIAAQGPLFWAAFRVAPASDAVEGLARAYLSIRIWGAPATIALYAVTGWLIAMERTRAVLLLQVWMNGLNVGLDLWFVLGLDWGVEGVATATLIAEWTGLALGLFLCRAAFAGSQWCDWPRVFDRRRLRRMAAVNGDIMVRSVLLQASITSFLFLGADFGDVTLAANQILLQFLEITACALDGFAFAAEALVGQAMGARARAALRRGAWLSSLWGIGGALALALAFALGGSFVIDAMTTAAPVRAEARAYLPWAVLAPVVGILAWMFDGIFIGATRTRDMRMAAVWSSLIYAAALLALVPLFANHGLWAGLMVLNTARALTLWLRYPGLEREADTPPPAA; encoded by the coding sequence ATGACCGCCAGACTTTCCCCCGCCGACATCACCCATGCGCGGGTGCTGCGCATCGCGCTGCCCATCGCGCTCTCCAATGCCACCGTGCCCATCCTCGGCGCCGTCGACACCGGCGTCGTGGGGCAGATCGGGCTCGCCGCGCCCATCGGCGCCGTGGGCATCGGCGCCATCATCCTCACCTCGATCTACTGGGTGTTCGGCTTCCTGCGCATGGGCACCTCCGGCATGGTGGCCCAGGCGCGTGGCGCGGGCGACGTGGCCGAGACCGGGGCGCTGCTCACCCGCGCGCTCATGGTGGGCGGGCTGGCCGGGCTGGTGTTCATCGCCGCCCAGGGGCCGCTCTTCTGGGCGGCCTTCCGGGTGGCGCCGGCCTCCGACGCGGTGGAGGGGCTGGCGCGCGCCTATCTCTCCATCCGCATCTGGGGCGCGCCGGCGACCATCGCGCTCTACGCCGTCACCGGCTGGCTGATCGCGATGGAGCGCACCCGCGCGGTGCTGCTGCTGCAGGTCTGGATGAACGGGCTGAACGTGGGGCTGGACCTGTGGTTCGTCCTCGGGCTCGACTGGGGGGTGGAGGGGGTGGCCACGGCCACCCTGATCGCGGAGTGGACCGGGCTGGCGCTGGGCCTGTTCCTGTGCCGCGCCGCCTTCGCCGGGTCGCAATGGTGCGACTGGCCCCGGGTGTTCGATCGCCGACGCCTGCGCCGCATGGCCGCGGTGAACGGCGACATCATGGTGCGCTCGGTGCTGCTGCAGGCCAGCATCACCAGCTTCCTGTTCCTCGGCGCGGATTTCGGCGACGTGACGCTGGCGGCAAACCAGATCCTGCTGCAATTCCTCGAGATCACCGCCTGCGCGCTCGACGGGTTCGCCTTCGCGGCGGAGGCACTGGTGGGCCAGGCGATGGGCGCGCGCGCCCGCGCGGCGCTGCGCCGGGGCGCCTGGCTCTCCAGCCTCTGGGGCATCGGCGGGGCGCTGGCCCTCGCACTTGCCTTCGCGCTGGGCGGCAGTTTCGTCATCGACGCGATGACCACCGCGGCCCCGGTGCGCGCGGAGGCCCGCGCCTACCTGCCCTGGGCGGTGCTGGCCCCGGTGGTGGGCATCCTGGCCTGGATGTTCGACGGCATCTTCATCGGCGCCACCCGCACGCGGGACATGCGCATGGCGGCCGTGTGGTCCAGCCTGATCTACGCCGCAGCACTGCTCGCCCTCGTTCCGCTGTTTGCAAACCACGGGCTCTGGGCCGGGCTGATGGTGCTCAACACCGCGCGGGCCCTCACCCTCTGGCTGCGCTACCCCGGCCTGGAACGCGAAGCCGACACCCCGCCCCCGGCCGCCTGA
- a CDS encoding quinone-dependent dihydroorotate dehydrogenase: MSAFLERAGLPLLRRLDPETAHGLAIRALRLGLAPAPGAITSPRLATRLAGLDLANPLGLAAGFDKNAEALAPLLRAGFGFVEVGAVTPRPQPGNPRPRLFRLEQDVGVINRFGFNNKGMEAMAQALEAPRPAGITGLNLGANKDSADRAADYVALIARLGPLVDFATVNISSPNTEKLRDLQGPAALRALLDGVLAARAALPRRIPVFLKIAPDLDVAALADIAATARETGIDAIVATNTTLARDGLTSAARGEAGGLSGQPVFERSTAVLSELYRLTGGAVPLIGVGGIGSAEQAYAKIRAGASALQLYTALAYRGLSLVPTILTGLDALLARDGFATVAEAVGADHA, from the coding sequence ATGTCCGCCTTCCTCGAACGCGCCGGCCTGCCGCTGCTGCGCCGCCTCGACCCCGAGACCGCCCACGGCCTCGCCATCCGGGCACTGCGCCTCGGGCTCGCGCCCGCGCCGGGGGCGATCACCTCGCCGCGCCTGGCCACGCGCCTTGCCGGGCTGGACCTTGCGAACCCGCTGGGCCTCGCCGCCGGATTCGACAAGAACGCCGAGGCGCTGGCGCCGCTGCTGCGCGCGGGCTTCGGCTTCGTGGAAGTGGGCGCCGTCACCCCCCGCCCGCAGCCGGGAAACCCGCGCCCGCGCCTGTTCCGGCTGGAACAGGACGTCGGTGTCATCAACCGTTTCGGCTTCAACAACAAGGGCATGGAGGCGATGGCGCAGGCGCTGGAAGCCCCGCGCCCCGCCGGCATCACCGGCCTGAACCTCGGCGCGAACAAAGACAGCGCGGACCGCGCGGCGGATTACGTGGCGCTGATCGCGCGCCTGGGGCCGCTGGTGGATTTCGCCACGGTGAACATCTCCTCGCCCAACACGGAGAAGCTGCGCGACCTGCAGGGCCCCGCCGCCCTGCGCGCGCTGCTTGACGGGGTGCTGGCGGCGCGCGCCGCCCTGCCCCGGCGCATCCCGGTGTTCCTCAAGATCGCGCCGGACCTCGACGTCGCGGCCCTCGCCGACATCGCCGCCACCGCGCGCGAAACCGGCATCGACGCCATCGTGGCCACCAACACCACCCTCGCCCGGGACGGGCTCACGAGTGCGGCGCGCGGCGAGGCCGGCGGCCTCTCCGGCCAGCCGGTGTTCGAGCGCTCCACGGCGGTGCTCTCGGAGCTTTACCGGCTCACCGGGGGCGCGGTGCCGCTCATCGGCGTGGGCGGCATCGGCTCGGCGGAGCAGGCCTATGCCAAGATCCGCGCCGGGGCCTCGGCGCTGCAGCTCTACACGGCGCTGGCCTACCGCGGCCTGTCGCTGGTGCCGACCATCCTCACCGGGCTGGACGCGCTGCTGGCACGCGACGGCTTCGCCACCGTGGCGGAGGCAGTGGGCGCCGATCACGCCTGA
- a CDS encoding DUF952 domain-containing protein, producing the protein MPLIYKIWRAPEWDALTASGSTRGAPVDLADGFIHFSTAPQAAETAAKHFAGAEGLMLAALEADALGPELRWEPSRGGALFPHLYRPLAREEILWCRPLPLGPDGRHIFPELA; encoded by the coding sequence ATGCCCCTGATCTACAAGATATGGCGCGCCCCGGAATGGGACGCGCTGACCGCCTCGGGCAGCACGCGCGGCGCCCCGGTGGACCTTGCGGACGGCTTCATCCACTTCTCCACCGCCCCCCAGGCGGCGGAGACGGCGGCGAAGCACTTCGCCGGCGCCGAGGGCCTGATGCTCGCCGCCCTCGAGGCCGATGCCCTCGGCCCCGAGCTGCGCTGGGAGCCCTCGCGCGGCGGCGCGCTTTTCCCGCATCTCTACCGCCCGCTGGCGCGCGAGGAGATCCTCTGGTGCCGCCCGCTGCCGCTGGGCCCCGACGGCCGCCACATCTTCCCCGAGCTTGCCTGA
- a CDS encoding aminotransferase, with protein sequence MRTVPEDIAMNQLTNTQTRDVEALLHPYTNARQVRLDGAHVIERGEGVRVFDQAGKGYIEGMAGLWCCGLGFGDAEVADAAREQYGKLPYYHLFGGRSHEPAIELAEKIKDLAPDMARVIYQSSGSEANDTQIKLVWYMNNALGRPEKKKIISRKKAYHGVTIVSASLTGLPYNHRDFDLPVDGIKHTSTPHFWREGKPGETEAEFAKRMAEDLEALIIAEGPETVAAFIAEPVMGAGGVIIPPAGYFPAIAAVCKKYDVHMIADEVITGFGRTGEWFGSDTLEMPRNSMSLAKQLTAGYAPLSAVAMDSRMAEAIESNSGTIGTFGHGFTYGGHPVSCAVGAKVLDIYRERDIVGQVKKIAPLFATKLNAYKDHPLVGEVRALGLVGALELTPDGTATPFEQPGKVGAKLGTELLARGVILRSIGDSMAFCPPMIITEAEIEEMFAPMEEALDATYAWGKAEGFVKG encoded by the coding sequence ATGCGGACCGTTCCAGAGGACATCGCGATGAACCAGCTCACCAACACCCAGACCCGTGACGTGGAGGCTCTCCTCCACCCCTACACCAACGCCCGTCAGGTGCGCCTCGACGGTGCGCATGTGATCGAGCGCGGCGAGGGTGTGCGTGTGTTCGACCAGGCTGGCAAGGGATACATCGAAGGCATGGCCGGCCTGTGGTGTTGCGGTCTCGGCTTCGGCGATGCCGAGGTCGCGGATGCGGCGCGCGAGCAGTACGGCAAGCTGCCCTACTACCACCTGTTCGGCGGCCGCTCGCACGAGCCGGCGATCGAGCTGGCCGAGAAGATCAAGGACCTCGCCCCGGACATGGCCCGGGTCATCTACCAGTCTTCCGGCTCCGAGGCGAACGACACCCAGATCAAGCTGGTCTGGTACATGAACAACGCCCTCGGCCGGCCGGAGAAGAAGAAGATCATCTCCCGCAAGAAGGCCTATCACGGCGTGACCATCGTCTCCGCCTCGCTCACCGGCCTGCCCTACAACCACCGCGACTTCGACCTGCCGGTGGACGGCATCAAGCACACGTCCACCCCGCATTTCTGGCGCGAGGGCAAGCCGGGCGAGACCGAGGCCGAGTTCGCGAAGCGCATGGCCGAGGACCTGGAAGCCCTGATCATCGCCGAGGGCCCGGAGACGGTTGCCGCCTTCATCGCCGAGCCGGTGATGGGCGCGGGCGGCGTGATCATCCCGCCGGCGGGCTACTTCCCGGCCATCGCCGCGGTGTGCAAGAAGTATGACGTACACATGATCGCGGACGAGGTGATCACCGGCTTCGGGCGCACGGGCGAATGGTTCGGCTCCGACACGCTGGAGATGCCGCGCAACTCCATGTCGCTGGCCAAACAGCTCACCGCCGGCTACGCGCCGCTCTCCGCCGTGGCGATGGACTCGCGCATGGCCGAGGCCATCGAGTCCAACTCCGGCACCATCGGCACCTTCGGGCACGGCTTTACCTATGGCGGCCACCCGGTGTCCTGCGCCGTGGGCGCCAAGGTGCTCGACATCTACCGCGAGCGCGACATCGTCGGCCAGGTGAAGAAGATCGCCCCGCTCTTCGCCACCAAGCTCAACGCCTACAAGGACCACCCGCTGGTCGGCGAGGTGCGTGCGCTCGGCCTGGTGGGCGCGCTCGAGCTCACGCCGGACGGAACCGCGACCCCCTTCGAGCAGCCCGGCAAGGTCGGCGCGAAGCTGGGCACGGAGCTGCTGGCGCGCGGCGTGATCCTGCGCTCCATCGGCGATTCGATGGCCTTCTGCCCGCCGATGATCATCACCGAGGCCGAGATCGAGGAGATGTTCGCCCCGATGGAAGAGGCGCTGGACGCCACCTACGCCTGGGGCAAGGCCGAAGGCTTCGTGAAAGGCTGA